ttctgaagcgaatgccatggagtgtttccatcagtttagaaactgacttgaactcacgagggcttaagtcaggggagtgcagtaggtggtatagcacttagcagcccaatcagtcaaacaaatcagtagcagcttgcactgtacatgctcgagcatagtcctgcaaaatgatggtcaggtcctgcagaaagtgtcatcacttctgtctctaagctggtcgtaggctgtgttccaaaaataaacagcatagagacagaagtggtgacaatttctgcaggacctgaccatcaatttgcaggacaatgctcaagcatgtacggtgcaagctgttactgatttgtttgactgatggggctgctaagtgctgtaccacctactgcactccactgacttaagccctagtgagttctactcgatttctaaactgaaggaaacacttcacggcattcgcttcagaactgctacaaattcgtcgggcaatagaccgcgccgctcgaactgtcaacacaactggcactgctaagagtatcctacgacttccacatcgctggcaacgggttatacacaatgatggtgactactttgaaagtcaataaaactttgaaacacgtatctattttgtacgagctgtaaataaacagtggacactattaaagttccaaccctcgtatgtgccATGTTATAAATCCACGGGTTTAAGGTTCAGTCTTACTATTTTTTCAATTTTCCTGTTTTTTCTGTAACTTATGGCTTCTTACAGCTGTGTTACTGATACGTATATGTAAAAAAACTTCCACCGTGGTTGTCAGTCAACGCTGAACTGTACGTCCCCCTACGTAGTTGACAAAATAAGTCCGGcgcagaaaatatttacaataaagcTGAGGCACGACTGGCTTTTCTGACTGAACATCACAGAAGGTTCTGGAAATGACAAACTTTGATGCAGTTGTGCCACCAGCTTTTTTACTGCAGACATAGCAGGAGGTTTTGCTGCTAATACACTTCCGTTCTATAATTCTTGCACAAACATTTCCCTACAAATTTTCCAGGAACCTACCTCCCAACAAAGAACAAGTACTTAAGGTGAGCACTTAACACGTCTACTCCTCTGTCTCACTTACTCAACGTAATGACACAGTGGAGCACACAGGACAGAACATGTGTGAAATGCGCAGGCGCGGACATATGACGGAAAACCCACTGGTGCACTGAGCTCATCGTGTCCACCAttttctgtgatggccctcttctgctgttcattaacaagggtccTGTGAGTCTTACATTTCCTATTTCGCCACTCCTTATAAGTAATTGTATAAGTCGGTTCAAAGTCGGGCGCAGGGAATTTATACCGTGTGCAATGCGGTCACGCCTGTTGAAGCACGTTTGTATTGTGACTAACCTTAAGAATGAGGCGATCTTTCGTTTTGCATTAAGTGACTGGAAGGTTATCGTTTCTAAGTGGTGGGGTTAGAGATTCAGTTAAAAACTCGCAGCGAGCTAATAGGGAAGTACAGAGGCTATGACCATATCTAAACCATACTTGCTGACGATACACAAATCCTGTGTGCATTACACTGCAAGAGTTTGTGTAATGAGTGCCATTACATCCCTCTTTCTCACGAGCAACTGCAGAATATATACCGTCTCCGACAGTGTTCAGACGACGAGAGACAGTGTACTAGAACTCATTTGATGGAaggggtggtgaggggggggggaggacaagtgtgtgttgggggggggaggagggggaggaagggcgGGTGATGGGAAGATGTGCAGGAGCACTGAAGATCCTTTTTAATGGAAGATAAGTTAAATATTAACATGTCGACTACGTTGTACCCATTACAACAGAGCATTGGGTCAGCTGGACAAGGATGGCGTAATGAAGTGACCTTGGTCCTTTTAAGGAACTATTCTGGCGTTTACCAGGAGCGACTaacaaaattacaggaaaaaatGAGGAGAATGAGGAGGATGGACGGTCTCTTGAACGACATGCCACCGAACAACTGAAAAATAGCATTTCTTTAcctttgttttactatttgtaagagttattatttttgtaatttctgttgATTTCGCTGTGGGTACATGAATTGTTATTGTATAGGAAAACCCTACGTATTTAGCACATGTGTCACTATTATCACTAACGAGAATCATACATTCCAGGTCCGAACACCGGTTTGATTTGGTGATCATGGAACGACTGCCGTATCAGTGCTATTACGGACTGGTCCATAAAGTTGGTTCACCTCCGTTGGTCGGTTTTCTAACGCTGCCCGCCATGCTACCGGCTTACTACGCCATAGGGAACCCTATAAACCCAGCTTACCTACCAGACGTCTTCATCGGTTACAGCGACCACATGAATTTCTGGCAAAGGCTGTACAACACTTACTTCACCTTGAGGTTCCTCGATTATTGGCAGAGAACTGTATTGCCTGCTCACGAGGCCATCATGAGGGAACATTTTGGCCCGGAACCACCTTCCGTTTACGAAGTGGAACGCAACTTCAGTATGCTGATTGTAGCTGCCCATTTCAGCGGTCACTACCCGAGGCCAAATGTACCGAACGTGATTGAAGTCACGGGACTACACGTAGAAGATAAAGTGAAGCCTCTACCGAAGGTATGtgcaatattttctttattttgcctgTGCCCATTCCTTtcaccctctctgttcatctccgccTATCCGCTCCTCTCTCCACAAGATCAACCCCATACCAATAGGAAGTTGCTGGTCCTTACCCCCAT
This sequence is a window from Schistocerca serialis cubense isolate TAMUIC-IGC-003099 chromosome 7, iqSchSeri2.2, whole genome shotgun sequence. Protein-coding genes within it:
- the LOC126412435 gene encoding UDP-glycosyltransferase UGT4-like, with protein sequence MKLAEAYHELGVGCCVNEMKHPALQDWLKSEHRFDLVIMERLPYQCYYGLVHKVGSPPLVGFLTLPAMLPAYYAIGNPINPAYLPDVFIGYSDHMNFWQRLYNTYFTLRFLDYWQRTVLPAHEAIMREHFGPEPPSVYEVERNFSMLIVAAHFSGHYPRPNVPNVIEVTGLHVEDKVKPLPKPTRK